The Nicotiana tabacum cultivar K326 chromosome 5, ASM71507v2, whole genome shotgun sequence sequence caaggcattcagctgcttggatcgccttgggtagggtatctaccctttgtctttgcaGTTCCAtgcgggcataaggtttcaacccctCTAGGAAGGTGAAgagcttgtctttgtcccccatgtcacaTATGTTTAGCATGAGCGCAGATAATTCTCGCACGTAGTCTCGCACTGACTTtgtctggcggagctcccgtagctttctccttgtattgtattcaatattttcagggaagaactgtaggcgtatggctgccttcagttctgcccatgtctcgAGAGCATCTTCACCAGCCTTGATGACTTCGTACTTCACtcgccaccagagtttagcatcaccctgaagatacatggcagtagttgctaccttcttagcttcttctaggcctcCAACAGCACcaaagtattgttcgatgtcaaagatgaagttttccacttccttggcattcctagctccactgtatggctttggctcaggaatttttagtttttgtgTCGCGGAAGCGGGGTTCACAACGCCCCCGATTTGGTTTACACCACCTCGAAGCaggccttgtaaagcagcattAACAACATTGAGTTTGTCTGTCAAGTCGTCAATAGTTTATTGCATGACAGTCgccctgtctgcctcttgtgccctgtaagctaaatcctcggcacgctcttgttggagtccctcgaatttgctaaaaatttcagctgcctctgtggctgccgtTTGCCGGTCTCCCTCAGAGTCGTGgttgatgttttctatgtcaacttcggtcTGGAGTACCCTACGGTCCAAgtcgtccaacctttgccctAGGCTGGTTCTTAGTTCAGGCACTGTATCCACAATGGGCCGTAATCCATCAACCGTCTGTTCAAGGGCCGCAATGCGGTCCCCATGATTCACTATGGTTAGAAATGGTGGTAATAGCAAtgcgttccctcgtccgatgtcgagcctaggctctgataccaactgttacgcggcgccttcctgagattccttggaagggagaCGTAAGGATAAGTAACTGATGTTAGTGCAGttactgtccgccaactgaggtcccctccgtacgctagactagattgtcattGCCGTAcagaaaaccaatgtcaagagcaattgagagaacacaaatgagaattgagaatgaaagaaagcttgattgcattaatgaaagctattacagaaaggcaacgcggtgtcgagggggagagacaccagtatagagaattgtttgcttgctagaaagtttgattgtttgatcccccctaataatacttaaaaaaataaaccaaagctacaagactagacttgattaagctagagaaacataatggaagtacatggaataaaactactctatatttacaatgaaaaggacttagttttctacaaggcAGAAACAGGTCTATTCTCAgcagcatagtctttggcatcagggtctgcgcgcgcagtGCTGTTGGCATCCGCCTGCGGTTGGGCGttggcgagggatatcggtggggcgacagaggcacatgcgcgcttgtcacttggcgcggccaagatcacggggccgtccgtggcgctaggcattgaGAGACTTGcgaggacgccacggggcgcgcccaaggagtcatggggcatggctggtaAGCCGCCCATGACAGTAATAGTGTCAAATTGTATATTAAGCCAAAAGTTCATGTGCAACATTTAAAAGTAGATGGGCCATTTCTTAATTTCAACAAAAAATGTTTAAATATGCTTTTGTACTATGTAAAATTGAGCGGATTTACTCATAATTAATACTTTGACATAAACATACTACTACCGTCCTATACTTGCTCCAAATATGTCTTTATTTTAAACGACCATATTTGGATGATATATTTTGTACCATGCACACACTTGACGGCATATTTGGCACATTAAAGATCATAAACTTTTATGTTATCGGGTTATCTTGTTTGATTTATGGCAATGTAATTGATGTTTGTAATTATAAAATCAACCTCAAATCATTTGCTTTCATTATGTAAATCTCAAATACGAACAAATAAAAGCAAAGTGTAAAAAAAAACCTAAACTATTTTGTTTGAAGAGAACCTATATAAAATAGTTTAAGTTTTTCTACACTTTGCTTCTCTTTGTTCGTACTTAAGACCCACACAAGAAAATCAATCAATTTGAGACGGATTTTATCATTACAAACTTTCATTACATTgttatgaataaaataaaataactcaataacacaAAAGCTTAAAAACTTTAATGAGCTAAATATGCCTTAAAATATGCGCGTGGACCAAAGATGCCTTCCATTCTAAAGGCACATTTGGACCAAGTATTGAGCGACATGAACATGTTTGTGCCAAATTATGAAGGACTTCCAAATATTTGGACCTTTACCGTAATTTCAGTGAATTATAAGGTTGGTCATGCAATTAACCAACGAGGGGTGAAGTAGCTGTTACGCTACGTTTGTGTGACCGCTGTACAAGTGTCCGGTCAAGTTCTAAGACGCACTGTTTTGAGTGGGAACCATTGTAAAGGAGATGGAGACGGAGATATATAAACGGAAAAAAAGAGGACATTTTTGAACTTTTACGCTATAGTCTAGGACGGAACACAGATAGAATCTGGAGACAAGCATCTGGGAATAGCATATTCATCTGAGCAAAACTAACGTATTCATTAGCCTTATCAGTATTAGGAATTAGGAATTAGGAATGTTAGCAGGCGTTTTGCTGGATTAGGGATTAGGAGTAGTGGAACAATGGGTTCAGAAGCGGGACATTCGGAAAACGTGCAACAGAGTTCGCGGTTCGTTGCAACGTGGTTGGTGGGAGGGGTGGTGCTAGGGTTATCGGTGTTGGGTTTGAGATTTGCTTtaccgaagaagaagaagaagagacctATACGGGTATATATGGATGGATGCTTTGATATGATGCATTACGGCCATTGCAATGCTCTCCGACAAGCTCGGGCTCTCGGCGACCAATTAGTTGTTGGTGTAGTTAGCGATGCTGAAATCATTGCCAATAAAGGCCCTCCTGTCACTCCTCTTCACGAGAGGTTTGGTGTTTTCTGCGCTCTCTTACATTTTCGGATTCACACATTTTTTCCTATCATTCAAAAATATATTATGCGTGTTCAGTGTTTCATTTCATCCGCATTATCCGTCTTATTTAGATCAGTTGCTTTGTCAGATTTTTTTGACAAATGAATTTTGACGAATATTTTATTCCCAATGAGCACTTCTTTTTATGCGAATTCTGTAACTTTGAGCTGATAAAAGCCATTTGCTGAGGTAGTATGCTTTAGTTTTTTTTAATGATCTCAAGGAATGCTAGGCAAGTTCACTATTAACTCTTCAAACTAAACAAGAAATTACAACTGGAATACTTCAACAATCCACTGAATATTGTCCACAACTGGATACTGATAACAACAGAACTAGGATAGAAATGCAACAACAAAGCTTAAACAAGACTTCTTCGAATCAACTCAGTTCTTCAGCTGAAATCCACACCTCGAGTAACCCATACCTGAAGGATAGTCAAATTGGAGCTAATCTCGTAACTAGTTTCATGATAAGAAGGAGAATTGAGCAAGAAGGGAAGAATTAGAACGGATtaggaagaagagaagaagagagaTCAGACTGAGAAATTGGGGAAAGAGAAGAGAGAGATATGAGAAAGCAACGATTACAGAAACATACCAGCGATATTCCATGCATCCCACACCGAATTCAGAAGTATTTATACCTCCATCATTTGCATCTTAACCGTCCATTGTAATCAATCTCAATTGTCTCCATTTTATAGCTAACCTTCTGCTAAGTCAAATTACTGTTAATTATCCCTCTAATTACTGTACAAAGGACGTCACACCACTTCATTTATTTAGTTCTTTCCCATTTCCAATCCCAGACATTACAGTTTGGTTGCTATGCTTGAGTGttactctctcttttttctctttgattgattggTAAGCTAATTCTTAAAGCTCTACTAGGAGGCGAATCTTTCTTCCAAAACCTTAAGCTTAAAGCATAACTGGTATTTTTCCTGGTTCTTTATATTGGGTCACTGTATAGACATGTCCTACAGTGGGAAACTGGTGAGGGTGGGTTTTCTGGGTTGCAGAAACAAGGCTCTATAGAGTGTTTTTTGGGTGAGGATGGTTTTTCTGGGTTACAGAAACAAGGCTCTATACAGTGTTCAACTACCTAAGAGGAGACCTCAGATCAAGGTGAAGTTTGGCCAAGGGCGGCTCAAGCACATGtaatactgggttgttgttgttgttgttataatatatatttttatttgaagtctattctttagattttcaagatgcaaagttgttaataatatttttataattatttttttcaaataattcCTTTTCAACTAATATAGCAAGCCcatttaatctttcttgagaCATTATTGATCTTAgctaagattttatcaattttaattttgataaaCTTCTTTCACTGAGGCAACTGTTaatattattctataagcaatataagCATTTGGAAACGAAAAATCTTTTATTTGATTGGGTATATTGATTAGAGTAATATCTTCTATTTGTACTATTTTCTTGTCAAATCAATTCCAGTTCACATGTTAACTATTCATACTACCCATTTTAAGTAAGCCAAACAATTACTTTATTTACATAGCTAAAATAATGTCTTTCCTTTTATATGAGGACATCTACTTTTGTActaaaagtactaaatattattttttaaatacctatAAACCTATTATTTCTTAAAAATGGGGCCTCCCAAACTTGGGGGCCTAAGGCACAAGCCTTATTAAATACAACATTAGAGCCGGCCCTGAGTTTGGTTTTCAGGATATCGTGATTTGATTATTGTGGAAAACGGTTGGGCAGTTACCTTTTAAAAGAACAGTTATCTCAGCTCTGAACACCATTTCCACCAGAAGTTTCCTAATCAACTGATGGCTTCATTCCTTCATTTTGCTTTTTGTCTGATACCATTGTCCTTGAGAGAATAGAAGGCATttaacaaataaaatcatgaccATTAGATCTCATTTCACCGTGCTTGGCtgtgattattattattgttttatctGTTACTTGGATAGATTTTAATCAAAAGAATTAACTCAGTTTCGTGTTTGTTGATTTTTCCTAGGATGATTATGGTCGGAGCTGTTAAGTGGGTGGATGAAGTCATCTCTGATGCCCCCTATGCTATTACTGAAGATTTTATGAGGAAGCTCTTTGATGAGTATAACATAGACTATATCATTCATGGGGATGACCCTTGTCTTCTTCCCGATGGTACTGATGCTTATGCCCTTGCTAAGAAGGTTGGTCGCTATAAGCAGATCAAGCGCACAGAAGGAGTTTCAAGCACTGATATAGTCGGTATGTATGTTCTCTTTGTTCATTTTCAGTGAAAACCTTCTCTTTCAAAACATATTTGGGCATTTGTGTGTGGTGGAATGGCTACTTTATTGTTTCTTGGGCTGCTGGGCAGCATCCTATCATTTGCTATTTCTACTAGCTAGTGTACTGATGTACAGATGTTTTGGCATTTGTTAATATTCAAAAGCTAAAACTTCACTTATTGAATTGCAAGAGCTTATAGGTGCTACTTATTGTTTGTGTATGTTTCATAAATATGCCATGCAGGTCGAATGCTTCTTTGTGTGAGAGAGAGGTCCACTGGTGACTCCCCCAGTCATGCATCCTTGCAGAGACAATTTAGCCATGGACACAGCCAAAAATCTGAAGATGGTGGTGCTAGGAGCGAAACACGCGTATCTCATTTTCTTCCTACGTCTCGTAGAATTGTACAATTTTCCAATTCAAAGGTGAGCCTCTTGCATTTTAACTTTCTCTAGTGGTAAATTTATTGCTCACAAAGCAAGAAGCAAAACTTTTTAGGTTTGCTAGTTGCATTCTTCATAAAGTGATTGTCATCAATGTGTGGACTCTTTTAAGTTTTCcttgcaaaaaaagaaaaaaagaaagaaaaaagaagagtttTGAGTTAATATCTGTGTAGGAAAAGCAAAAGAGACTCTCAGATTGTAAACACTAAACTGTCACAAGTTTAAGATCTCATCTCGCATCGTGGGTGATTTGGGACAAGGGAGGAGATCACTAGACAATTGAGCAGTGAAAGAATAGTAACATTTTCTGACTTTCTTATGTTTCATTGCTAAAAGGCTCTCAAAACTGGGAGGCTTTGAAGTAATTTATGTAAggagtcgtttggt is a genomic window containing:
- the LOC107807648 gene encoding ethanolamine-phosphate cytidylyltransferase; protein product: MGSEAGHSENVQQSSRFVATWLVGGVVLGLSVLGLRFALPKKKKKRPIRVYMDGCFDMMHYGHCNALRQARALGDQLVVGVVSDAEIIANKGPPVTPLHERMIMVGAVKWVDEVISDAPYAITEDFMRKLFDEYNIDYIIHGDDPCLLPDGTDAYALAKKVGRYKQIKRTEGVSSTDIVGRMLLCVRERSTGDSPSHASLQRQFSHGHSQKSEDGGARSETRVSHFLPTSRRIVQFSNSKGAGPGARIVYIDGAFDLFHAGHVEILRLARGLGDFLLVGIHTDQTVSANRGAHRPIMNLHERSLSVLACRYTDEVIIGAPWEVSKDMITTFNISLVVHGTVAEDNDFQKEKGNPYAVPISMDIFKILDSPLDITTSTIIRRIVSNHEAYQKRNEKKAASERRYYEGKSYVSGD